From the genome of Gracilibacillus salitolerans, one region includes:
- the leuS gene encoding leucine--tRNA ligase yields MSFDHTKIEEKWRNYWMKNKTFATDARSNKDKFYALDMFPYPSGAGLHVGHPEGYTATDILSRMKRMQGYEVLHPIGWDAFGLPAEQYALDTGNDPADFTEQNINTFRRQIQELGFSYDWDREVNTTDPNYYKWTQWIFLKLYEKGLAYIDEVPVNWCPALGTVLANEEVIDGKSERGGHPVERKPMKQWMLKITAYAERLLEDLDELDWPESIKDMQRNWIGRSEGAEVTFNIDGHDASFSVFTTRPDTLFGATYAVLAPEHPLVNKVVSAEQQDEVEIYLDKVKTKSDLERTDLAKDKTGVFTGAYAINPINGKKLPIWVADYVLMTYGSGAIMAVPAHDERDYEFAKKFNLEIIPVLEGGSTDEEAFTGDGPHINSDFLNGLNKEEAIAKAIDWLEDNNVGERKVTYRLRDWLFSRQRYWGEPIPIIHWEDGSMSAVPEKDLPLVLPKTSEIKPSGTGESPLANIENWVRVTDPETGMEGRRETNTMPQWAGSCWYFLRYVDPHNPEKLADFDTLKEWLPVDVYIGGAEHAVLHLLYARFWHKFLFDIGVVPTKEPFQKLFNQGMILGENNEKMSKSKGNVVNPDEIVLTHGADTLRLYEMFMGPLDASVAWSTNGLDGARRFLDRVWRLFVTDDHQLSNKVTEVERSDDLEKIYHETVKVVTQNFEDLRFNTGISQMMVFINEAYKADEIPRVYAEGIVKLLSPVAPHLAEEIWKLLGHDDTLAYDAWPTFDESKLEENEVEIVIQIMGKVRAKIMVDKNASKDEIEQTALEQESIKERIEGKTVRKVIVVPGKLVNIVAN; encoded by the coding sequence ATGTCGTTTGATCATACGAAAATAGAAGAAAAATGGCGCAATTATTGGATGAAAAATAAAACTTTTGCAACGGATGCTAGGTCGAATAAGGATAAGTTTTATGCGTTAGACATGTTCCCTTATCCGTCAGGTGCAGGGTTGCATGTTGGACACCCCGAAGGCTATACAGCAACAGACATTTTATCAAGAATGAAGCGAATGCAAGGGTATGAAGTATTACATCCAATTGGATGGGATGCGTTTGGTTTACCAGCCGAGCAATATGCCTTAGATACAGGAAATGACCCGGCAGATTTTACGGAACAAAATATTAATACTTTCCGTAGACAAATTCAAGAATTGGGTTTTTCTTATGACTGGGATCGTGAAGTTAATACAACCGATCCGAATTATTATAAATGGACACAATGGATTTTCTTGAAATTATATGAAAAAGGGTTAGCTTATATCGATGAAGTACCCGTAAACTGGTGCCCAGCATTGGGGACCGTGCTTGCTAATGAAGAAGTAATAGATGGAAAAAGTGAGCGTGGCGGACATCCGGTTGAACGTAAGCCAATGAAGCAATGGATGCTAAAAATTACTGCATATGCTGAGCGCTTATTGGAAGATTTAGATGAGTTAGATTGGCCTGAAAGTATTAAAGACATGCAACGAAACTGGATTGGTCGCTCAGAAGGTGCTGAAGTAACCTTTAATATAGATGGTCATGATGCGTCATTTTCTGTTTTCACAACGAGACCTGATACTTTATTTGGTGCAACGTATGCTGTGTTAGCGCCAGAACATCCACTTGTGAACAAAGTGGTTTCGGCAGAGCAACAGGATGAAGTAGAAATTTATCTAGATAAAGTGAAGACAAAAAGTGACCTTGAACGTACAGATCTTGCTAAAGATAAAACTGGTGTATTTACGGGAGCTTATGCGATTAATCCAATTAACGGTAAGAAACTTCCTATTTGGGTAGCTGATTACGTATTAATGACATATGGATCTGGGGCTATCATGGCAGTACCTGCGCATGATGAGCGTGATTATGAGTTTGCTAAGAAATTCAACCTTGAGATTATCCCTGTCTTAGAAGGTGGCAGTACAGACGAAGAAGCTTTTACAGGGGATGGCCCACACATTAACTCTGACTTTTTGAATGGTTTAAATAAAGAAGAAGCTATCGCAAAGGCGATTGATTGGTTAGAAGATAATAATGTAGGAGAGCGTAAAGTAACGTATCGCCTTCGAGATTGGTTATTTAGTCGTCAACGTTATTGGGGCGAACCGATTCCGATTATCCATTGGGAAGACGGCTCCATGTCAGCAGTTCCTGAGAAAGACTTGCCATTAGTGCTACCGAAAACATCTGAAATTAAACCTTCTGGCACAGGGGAATCACCTCTCGCTAATATCGAGAATTGGGTACGTGTGACAGATCCAGAAACAGGAATGGAAGGTCGTCGTGAAACGAATACGATGCCTCAATGGGCAGGAAGTTGCTGGTATTTCTTGCGTTATGTTGATCCGCATAATCCAGAAAAACTTGCCGACTTTGATACATTAAAAGAATGGTTACCGGTGGATGTCTATATCGGTGGTGCTGAACATGCTGTATTACACTTGTTGTATGCGCGTTTCTGGCATAAGTTTTTATTTGATATCGGTGTTGTCCCAACTAAAGAACCATTTCAAAAGCTGTTTAACCAAGGTATGATTCTTGGTGAAAATAATGAAAAAATGAGTAAGTCCAAAGGGAATGTAGTAAACCCAGACGAAATTGTCCTTACGCATGGTGCGGATACTTTAAGACTTTATGAAATGTTTATGGGTCCACTAGATGCTTCTGTCGCTTGGAGTACGAATGGTTTAGATGGTGCAAGACGATTCTTAGATCGTGTGTGGCGATTGTTTGTAACTGACGATCATCAGTTGTCTAATAAAGTAACTGAAGTAGAACGTTCTGATGATTTAGAAAAAATCTATCATGAGACAGTAAAAGTAGTAACACAAAATTTTGAGGATTTACGTTTTAATACCGGGATTTCGCAAATGATGGTATTTATTAATGAGGCATATAAAGCGGATGAAATTCCGCGAGTGTATGCTGAAGGGATTGTGAAGTTGTTATCACCAGTAGCTCCACACTTAGCAGAGGAGATCTGGAAGTTACTTGGACATGATGATACATTAGCATATGATGCATGGCCTACATTTGATGAATCTAAATTAGAGGAAAACGAAGTCGAGATAGTTATTCAAATTATGGGTAAAGTTCGTGCGAAGATAATGGTTGATAAAAATGCCTCTAAAGATGAAATTGAACAAACAGCATTGGAACAAGAGTCTATCAAAGAACGTATTGAAGGAAAAACTGTTCGCAAAGTAATTGTAGTACCTGGTAAGTTAGTGAATATTGTTGCGAACTAA